A single genomic interval of Streptomyces sp. NBC_00663 harbors:
- a CDS encoding VOC family protein codes for MTAVTRFRSVVLDCPDPRALARFYAGVVGGTPQDDDPEWVVLDVPGGPRLSFQRAEGYTPPEWPRADRNSQQFHIDFDAGSTWEDVEAAEKKVLELGARALHAEDKEDFRVYADPAGHPFCLCRIDVARRLPVQV; via the coding sequence ATGACCGCTGTGACCCGTTTCCGTTCCGTCGTCCTCGACTGCCCCGACCCGCGGGCGCTCGCCCGTTTCTACGCGGGGGTGGTGGGCGGTACGCCGCAGGACGACGATCCCGAGTGGGTCGTGCTCGATGTGCCGGGCGGGCCCCGGCTCTCCTTCCAGCGGGCCGAGGGGTACACCCCGCCGGAGTGGCCGCGCGCGGACCGCAACTCGCAGCAGTTCCACATCGACTTCGACGCGGGGTCGACGTGGGAGGACGTCGAGGCGGCGGAGAAGAAGGTGCTGGAGCTGGGGGCGCGGGCGCTGCACGCCGAGGACAAGGAGGATTTCCGGGTGTACGCCGACCCGGCGGGGCATCCGTTCTGCCTCTGCCGGATCGACGTGGCCCGGCGGCTACCCGTCCAGGTCTGA
- a CDS encoding dipeptidase, translated as MTAVSALETARELLAEFPVVDGHNDLPWALREQVRYDLDARDIATDQSAHLHTDLARLRAGGVGAQYWSVYVRSDLPDAVPATLEQIDCVRQLIDRHPDALRAALTAADMEAARAEGRIASLMGAEGGHSIANSLATLRGLYALGVRYMTLTHNDNNDWADSATDEPNVGGLSAFGRAVVAEMNREGMLVDLSHVAATTMRDALDTSVAPVIFSHSSSRAVCDHPRNIPDDVLERLAGNGGMAMVTFVPKFVLQAAVDWTAAADDNMRAHGFHHLATTPDAMKVHRAFEERTPRPIATVSTVADHLDHMREVAGVDHLGIGGDYDGTAFTPDGLDDVSGYPNLIAELLDRGWSNADLAKLTWQNAVRVLGAAEDVARDLQATRAPSNATIESLDG; from the coding sequence GACCGCCCGGGAACTCCTCGCCGAGTTCCCGGTCGTCGACGGCCACAACGACCTGCCCTGGGCCCTGCGCGAACAGGTCCGCTACGACCTCGACGCCCGTGACATCGCCACCGACCAGAGCGCCCATCTGCACACCGACCTCGCGCGACTGCGGGCCGGTGGCGTGGGCGCGCAGTACTGGTCGGTGTACGTCCGCTCGGACCTGCCCGACGCGGTGCCGGCGACCCTCGAACAGATCGACTGCGTACGGCAGTTGATCGACCGCCACCCGGACGCCCTGCGCGCCGCGCTCACCGCGGCCGACATGGAGGCGGCGCGCGCGGAGGGCCGTATCGCCTCGCTGATGGGCGCGGAGGGCGGGCACTCCATCGCCAACTCCCTCGCCACACTGCGGGGGTTGTACGCGCTGGGCGTGCGCTACATGACGCTCACGCACAACGACAACAACGACTGGGCCGACTCGGCGACGGACGAGCCGAACGTGGGCGGTCTGTCGGCCTTCGGCCGTGCCGTGGTCGCGGAGATGAACCGCGAGGGCATGCTCGTCGACCTGTCGCATGTGGCGGCCACGACGATGCGGGACGCGCTGGACACCTCGGTGGCCCCGGTGATCTTCTCGCACTCCTCGTCGCGCGCCGTGTGCGACCATCCCCGCAACATCCCGGACGACGTCCTGGAACGCCTCGCGGGCAACGGCGGCATGGCGATGGTGACCTTCGTGCCGAAGTTCGTGCTCCAGGCCGCCGTGGACTGGACGGCCGCGGCCGACGACAACATGCGGGCCCACGGCTTCCACCACCTCGCCACCACCCCCGACGCGATGAAGGTGCACCGCGCCTTCGAGGAGCGCACCCCGCGCCCCATCGCCACGGTGTCGACGGTCGCCGACCATCTCGACCACATGCGCGAGGTCGCGGGCGTCGACCATCTCGGCATCGGCGGCGACTACGACGGCACGGCGTTCACCCCGGACGGCCTGGACGACGTGTCCGGCTATCCGAACCTGATCGCCGAGCTGCTCGACCGCGGGTGGTCCAACGCCGACCTCGCCAAGCTGACTTGGCAGAACGCGGTACGGGTGCTGGGCGCGGCGGAGGACGTGGCGCGGGACCTTCAGGCGACCCGGGCGCCGTCCAACGCGACGATCGAGTCGCTCGACGGCTGA
- a CDS encoding alkene reductase, with the protein MTQILEPTSLGPLALPNRLVMAPMTRNRAAADGTPTGLMAEYYAQRASAGLIVAEAATPNAVGQTYPNITAIHTPAHITGWRRVTDAVREAGGRMFLQLQHGGRVGHPANSGHTPLAPSPVPLPDTVFTPDGHQPAVTPREMSLDDIHATVADFATAARNAVEAGFEGVEVHSANGYLLHQFLARNTNRRTDAYGGSVDARIRFTAEVVEAVAAAVGAGRVGVRLSPGLTVNGIEEGDTADLYPALVARLNRLGLAYLHVVHADPDAPVFQRIRAQWHGTLIANPVLGELATGAVTDAAHRLLDAGADLIALGRPFLANPDLVARLRLGAPLNPVRDRYLMYVGGAAGYTDYPALYETGSQPSSDSIVALDGARVA; encoded by the coding sequence ATGACGCAGATCCTGGAACCCACCTCCCTCGGCCCCCTCGCCCTCCCCAACCGCCTGGTGATGGCCCCGATGACCCGCAACCGCGCCGCCGCCGACGGCACCCCCACCGGCCTCATGGCCGAGTACTACGCCCAGCGCGCCTCCGCCGGTCTGATCGTCGCCGAGGCCGCGACGCCGAACGCGGTGGGGCAGACGTATCCGAACATCACCGCGATCCACACCCCGGCCCACATCACCGGCTGGCGGCGGGTGACGGACGCCGTGCGGGAGGCGGGCGGACGGATGTTCCTCCAGCTCCAGCACGGTGGCCGGGTCGGCCACCCGGCGAACAGCGGACACACCCCGCTCGCCCCCTCCCCCGTCCCGCTCCCCGACACGGTCTTCACCCCCGACGGTCACCAACCGGCCGTCACACCGAGGGAGATGAGCCTCGACGACATCCACGCCACGGTCGCCGACTTCGCGACCGCCGCGCGGAACGCGGTCGAGGCGGGCTTCGAGGGCGTCGAGGTGCACTCCGCCAACGGCTATCTCCTGCACCAGTTCCTGGCCCGCAACACCAACCGCCGCACGGACGCGTACGGCGGCTCCGTCGACGCCCGCATCCGGTTCACGGCGGAGGTCGTCGAGGCCGTCGCCGCGGCGGTCGGAGCCGGGCGGGTGGGCGTACGGCTCTCCCCCGGGCTCACCGTCAACGGCATCGAGGAGGGCGACACGGCGGACCTCTACCCGGCGCTGGTCGCCCGGCTGAACCGCCTGGGGCTCGCCTATCTGCACGTCGTGCACGCCGATCCGGACGCGCCGGTGTTCCAGCGGATCCGCGCGCAATGGCACGGCACCCTCATCGCCAACCCGGTGCTCGGCGAACTCGCCACGGGGGCCGTGACCGACGCCGCGCACCGGCTCCTCGACGCGGGCGCCGACCTGATCGCCCTGGGCCGGCCGTTCCTCGCCAACCCCGACCTCGTCGCACGGCTGCGGCTGGGGGCACCGCTGAACCCCGTACGGGACCGCTATCTGATGTACGTGGGCGGGGCGGCCGGATACACCGACTACCCCGCCCTGTACGAAACCGGCTCTCAGCCGTCGAGCGACTCGATCGTCGCGTTGGACGGCGCCCGGGTCGCCTGA
- a CDS encoding MerR family transcriptional regulator — protein MRIGELARRTNVSERSLRYYETQGLLAADRTPGGHRDYPEAAVDRVVRIQELFAAGLHSEKIRQLLPCMRDRDGGPSVVATPKLVADLARERDRIDRMIRDLERSRDTLDEVIQVARGS, from the coding sequence ATGCGGATCGGTGAACTGGCCCGGCGCACCAACGTCAGCGAGCGGTCGCTGCGCTACTACGAGACCCAGGGGCTGCTCGCAGCCGACCGCACCCCCGGCGGGCACCGGGACTATCCGGAGGCGGCCGTGGACCGCGTCGTGCGGATCCAGGAGCTGTTCGCGGCCGGGCTGCACAGCGAGAAGATCCGGCAGCTGCTGCCCTGCATGCGGGACCGGGACGGCGGCCCCTCCGTCGTCGCCACCCCCAAACTCGTCGCCGACCTGGCGCGGGAACGGGACCGCATCGACCGCATGATCCGGGATCTGGAGCGGTCCCGGGACACCCTCGACGAGGTCATCCAGGTGGCCCGCGGAAGCTGA
- a CDS encoding four-helix bundle copper-binding protein yields MTKPAMTGTAAMSKEMQDCVEACMSCHSMCEEAMSSCMQMGGQAQMQIMRALLDCSEMTRMCADMMMRRSPMSAEMCAMCAKACDMCAEACMAMPDDPMMMRCAEACRRCAEMCRTMAGARM; encoded by the coding sequence ATGACCAAGCCCGCGATGACCGGAACGGCCGCCATGAGCAAGGAGATGCAGGACTGCGTCGAGGCGTGCATGTCCTGCCACAGCATGTGCGAGGAGGCCATGAGCTCCTGCATGCAGATGGGCGGCCAGGCCCAGATGCAGATCATGCGCGCGCTCCTGGACTGCTCCGAGATGACCCGCATGTGCGCGGACATGATGATGCGCCGCTCGCCGATGTCGGCGGAGATGTGCGCGATGTGCGCCAAGGCGTGCGACATGTGCGCCGAGGCGTGTATGGCGATGCCGGACGACCCGATGATGATGCGCTGCGCGGAGGCGTGTCGCCGCTGCGCGGAGATGTGTCGCACGATGGCGGGCGCCCGGATGTGA
- a CDS encoding acyl-CoA dehydrogenase — translation MAGSADFDLYRPSEEHDMLRDAIRSLAEAKIAPHAAAVDEEARFPREALEALVANDLHAVHVPEEYGGAGADALATVIVIEEVARVCVSSSLIPAVNKLGSLPVILSGSEELKKKYMTPLAKGEGMFSYCLSEPDAGSDAAGMKTRAVRDGDHWILNGVKRWITNAGESEYYTVMAVTDPSKRSKGISAFVVEKSDEGVSFGAPEKKLGIKGSPTREVYLDNVRIPADRMIGDEGTGFATAMKTLDHTRITIAAQALGVAQGALDYAKGYVQERKQFGKAIADFQGIQFMLADMAMKIAAARALTYQAAAASERGDKDLTFQGAAAKCFASDVAMEVTTDAVQLLGGYGYTRDYPVERMMRDAKITQIYEGTNQVQRIVMARNLP, via the coding sequence TTGGCCGGATCGGCTGACTTCGACCTGTACCGCCCGTCCGAGGAGCACGACATGCTCCGGGACGCCATCCGCTCACTGGCCGAGGCGAAGATCGCGCCGCACGCCGCAGCGGTGGACGAGGAGGCCCGCTTCCCGCGCGAGGCCCTCGAGGCGCTGGTCGCGAACGACCTGCACGCCGTCCATGTGCCCGAGGAGTACGGCGGCGCCGGCGCGGACGCGCTGGCCACGGTGATCGTGATCGAGGAGGTGGCGCGCGTCTGCGTCTCGTCCTCCCTGATCCCGGCCGTCAACAAGCTCGGCTCGCTGCCCGTGATCCTCTCCGGCTCAGAGGAGCTGAAGAAGAAGTACATGACCCCGCTCGCCAAGGGCGAGGGCATGTTCTCCTACTGCCTCTCCGAGCCCGACGCGGGTTCCGACGCGGCCGGCATGAAGACCCGGGCGGTCCGTGACGGCGACCACTGGATCCTCAACGGCGTGAAGCGCTGGATCACCAACGCGGGCGAGTCCGAGTACTACACCGTGATGGCGGTCACGGACCCCTCCAAGCGCTCCAAGGGCATCTCCGCCTTCGTCGTCGAGAAGTCCGACGAGGGCGTCTCCTTCGGCGCCCCGGAGAAGAAGCTCGGCATCAAGGGCTCCCCGACCCGCGAGGTCTACCTCGACAACGTCCGCATCCCCGCCGACCGCATGATCGGCGACGAGGGCACCGGCTTCGCCACGGCGATGAAGACCCTGGACCACACGCGGATCACCATCGCGGCCCAGGCGCTCGGTGTCGCCCAGGGCGCCCTCGACTACGCCAAGGGCTATGTCCAGGAGCGCAAGCAGTTCGGCAAGGCCATCGCCGACTTCCAGGGCATCCAGTTCATGCTCGCCGACATGGCCATGAAGATCGCCGCCGCCCGCGCCCTGACCTACCAGGCCGCGGCCGCCTCCGAGCGCGGCGACAAGGACCTCACCTTCCAGGGCGCGGCGGCCAAGTGCTTCGCCTCGGACGTGGCCATGGAGGTCACCACGGACGCGGTCCAGCTGCTGGGCGGCTACGGCTACACCCGTGACTATCCGGTGGAGCGCATGATGCGCGACGCGAAGATCACGCAGATCTACGAGGGCACGAACCAGGTCCAGCGCATCGTGATGGCGCGCAACCTGCCGTAA
- a CDS encoding acyl-CoA thioesterase, whose protein sequence is MTDPAPSTESDIPGKPTSASRTTLSHIMTHADTNLLGTVHGGVIMKLVDDAAGAVAGRHSGGPAVTASMDEMVFLEPVRVGDLVHVKAQVNWTGRTSMEVGVRVLAERWNESNPATQVGSAYLVFAAVDADGKPRQVPPVVPETERDKRRYQEAQIRRTHRLARRRAIMELREKRAAEGFED, encoded by the coding sequence ATGACAGATCCGGCCCCCTCGACGGAGTCCGACATCCCGGGCAAGCCGACGTCCGCGTCGCGCACCACGCTCAGCCACATCATGACCCACGCCGACACCAACCTGCTGGGGACCGTGCACGGTGGCGTGATCATGAAGCTGGTCGACGACGCGGCGGGCGCGGTGGCCGGACGGCACAGCGGCGGGCCCGCCGTGACCGCGTCCATGGACGAGATGGTGTTCCTGGAGCCGGTCCGCGTCGGCGACCTGGTCCATGTGAAGGCCCAGGTCAACTGGACCGGCCGGACCTCGATGGAGGTCGGGGTGCGGGTGCTGGCGGAGCGCTGGAACGAGTCGAACCCGGCGACCCAGGTCGGCTCCGCGTATCTCGTCTTCGCCGCGGTCGACGCCGACGGCAAGCCCCGGCAGGTGCCGCCGGTCGTCCCGGAGACCGAGCGCGACAAGCGCCGCTACCAGGAGGCCCAGATCCGCCGCACCCACCGGCTGGCCCGGCGGCGCGCGATCATGGAACTGCGGGAGAAGCGGGCCGCTGAGGGGTTCGAGGACTGA
- a CDS encoding VOC family protein, whose translation MALAKLGVVVLDCPDPRALAGFYAEVLGGTVEGDGEWVEVKVPGGQALAFQAAVDHVPPRWPSPDRSQQFHLDLTVEDLDAAEKGVLALGATVLDAEDRSRSFRVYADPAGHPFCLCAC comes from the coding sequence ATGGCTCTCGCCAAGCTGGGTGTCGTCGTCCTGGACTGTCCCGACCCCCGTGCGCTCGCCGGTTTCTACGCCGAGGTGCTGGGCGGCACCGTCGAGGGGGACGGGGAGTGGGTGGAGGTGAAGGTGCCCGGCGGACAGGCGCTGGCGTTCCAGGCCGCCGTCGATCACGTACCCCCGCGGTGGCCGTCGCCCGACCGCTCTCAGCAGTTCCATCTGGACCTGACCGTGGAGGACCTGGACGCCGCCGAGAAGGGCGTTCTGGCGCTCGGCGCGACGGTGCTCGACGCCGAGGACCGCTCGCGCTCGTTCCGTGTGTACGCGGATCCGGCGGGGCACCCGTTCTGTCTGTGCGCCTGCTGA
- a CDS encoding dipeptidase, whose amino-acid sequence MADLQDELDTTTEVGALDGLTDPFVADEPYAPVSDPDSGPLERAHAILAAHPVADGYSGLPWALRHLPWFDLELGESSVDTDVPRLREGHVGALFCSLHLPESIGGDRAVGATLEQLDLVRTVVGTHPEGLRLAHTAGEIADVRHCGRVAVLLGPAGAAALGDSLGILRSLRALGLRALTLSGVSWASEAGLTRFGEEVLREMNRLGVLADLSGASADTVRRALAVSKAPALCSRSAARALRPHPANLPDDLLAELGAAKGLCMVPLTAEQTGPSVRDVADHLDHVREVAGPECVGLSGTYDAGTAHPQDLADASCYPLLVAELLRRGWAESDIALLTWGNVQRVLRSADFTARAARERREPSTAKISDLDG is encoded by the coding sequence ATGGCAGACCTCCAGGACGAACTGGACACCACGACCGAGGTCGGCGCGCTCGACGGCCTGACCGACCCCTTCGTGGCGGACGAGCCCTACGCCCCCGTCTCCGACCCGGACTCCGGCCCCCTGGAGCGCGCGCACGCCATCCTCGCCGCGCACCCCGTCGCCGACGGCTACAGCGGACTGCCCTGGGCCCTGCGCCACCTGCCCTGGTTCGACCTGGAACTCGGCGAGAGCTCCGTCGACACGGACGTGCCCCGGCTGCGCGAGGGCCATGTGGGCGCGCTGTTCTGCTCGCTGCACCTGCCCGAGAGCATCGGCGGCGACCGGGCCGTGGGCGCCACCCTCGAACAGCTCGACCTCGTGCGGACGGTCGTGGGCACCCACCCCGAGGGCCTCCGCCTCGCCCACACCGCCGGCGAGATCGCCGACGTACGGCACTGCGGCCGCGTCGCCGTCCTGCTCGGCCCGGCCGGCGCCGCCGCCCTCGGCGACTCCCTCGGCATCCTGCGCTCGCTGCGCGCCCTCGGTCTGCGCGCCCTCACCCTGTCCGGCGTCTCCTGGGCGAGCGAGGCGGGTCTCACCCGGTTCGGCGAGGAGGTGCTGCGCGAGATGAACCGGCTCGGCGTCCTCGCCGACCTGTCCGGCGCCTCCGCCGACACCGTCCGCCGCGCGCTCGCGGTCTCCAAGGCGCCGGCCCTGTGCAGCCGCTCCGCCGCCCGCGCCCTGCGCCCGCACCCGGCCAACCTCCCCGACGACCTGCTCGCCGAGCTGGGCGCCGCCAAGGGCCTGTGCATGGTGCCGCTCACCGCCGAGCAGACCGGCCCGAGCGTGCGGGACGTGGCCGACCATCTCGACCATGTGCGCGAGGTCGCGGGACCGGAGTGCGTCGGCCTGTCCGGCACCTACGACGCCGGCACCGCCCACCCCCAGGACCTCGCCGACGCCTCCTGCTACCCGCTCCTCGTCGCCGAGCTGCTCCGGCGTGGCTGGGCCGAGTCCGACATCGCCCTGCTGACCTGGGGCAACGTCCAGCGCGTCCTGCGCAGCGCGGACTTCACGGCCCGCGCCGCCCGGGAGCGACGCGAGCCGTCGACGGCGAAGATCTCAGACCTGGACGGGTAG
- a CDS encoding SAM-dependent methyltransferase has protein sequence MSDPAVPRDEGVARMARLRTDVSHSARIWNYWLGGKDHYPVDEEVGDQILSFVPALPRSAVADRAFLARAVRYLAAEVGIRQFLDIGTGLPTADNTHEVAQRVDPSCRIVYVDNDPLVLTHAHALLTSTPEGATDYIEADVHDPEAILRGAAEILDLTQPVAVTMLGIVNFVMDTEEAVGIVRKLLAALPSGSHLVISHPTTEVDGEAMKSAVEYWNSQGSAPMTLRSRADLARLFEGVELLEPGIVSCSRWRPEAPEGEIAEVTHFAGVGRKP, from the coding sequence ATGTCCGACCCCGCAGTGCCCCGTGACGAAGGCGTCGCCCGCATGGCCCGGCTGCGGACCGATGTGTCCCACTCGGCCCGGATCTGGAACTACTGGCTCGGCGGCAAGGACCACTACCCCGTGGACGAGGAGGTCGGCGACCAGATCCTGTCCTTCGTCCCGGCCCTGCCGCGCTCGGCCGTCGCCGACCGCGCCTTCCTGGCCCGCGCCGTCCGGTACCTCGCCGCGGAGGTGGGCATACGGCAGTTCCTGGACATCGGCACCGGTCTGCCCACCGCCGACAACACCCACGAGGTCGCCCAGCGCGTCGACCCCTCGTGCCGGATCGTCTACGTCGACAACGACCCCCTCGTCCTCACCCACGCGCACGCCCTGCTCACCAGCACGCCCGAAGGGGCCACCGACTACATCGAGGCCGACGTCCACGACCCGGAGGCGATCCTGCGGGGCGCCGCCGAGATCCTCGACCTCACCCAGCCGGTCGCGGTCACGATGCTCGGCATAGTCAACTTCGTCATGGACACCGAGGAGGCGGTCGGGATCGTGCGCAAGCTCCTGGCGGCCCTGCCCTCCGGCAGCCACCTGGTGATCTCCCACCCCACCACCGAGGTCGACGGGGAGGCGATGAAGTCGGCGGTGGAGTACTGGAACAGCCAGGGCTCGGCCCCGATGACCCTGCGCAGCCGCGCCGACCTCGCCCGTCTCTTCGAGGGCGTCGAGCTCCTCGAACCCGGCATCGTCTCCTGCTCGCGCTGGCGGCCGGAGGCACCGGAGGGCGAGATCGCCGAGGTCACGCACTTCGCCGGGGTGGGCAGGAAGCCGTAA
- a CDS encoding LCP family protein yields the protein MNDWPEAWSDENRGDRYGRGSASAQPEGARAMRQVRRPASGAYGGGPGQQSAPPYGGGVPQQPSYGGGYADDSAVDGYDSGYNTGQVYGGGGPAGPGGGGRGERPAPNWRRRIKWTAITVVTVLVVTTIGTYFWADSKLNREVDLSKVIDRPDSGEGTNYLIVGSDSRAGMSAEEKKKLHTGSAEGKRTDSMMILHTGDNGSTLVSLPRDSDVEIPTFVGSESGKTYKGTGRHTKLNAAYAEDGPELLVRTIEYNTGLHIDHYVEIGFAGFADIVDSVGGVDITIPKGGMKDTKSGADFEAGKQTLNGEQALAFVRTRYALAGSDLDRTKNQQKFLSALANKVATPSTVLNPFKLYPTMSAGLDTLIVDKDMGLFDLADMFWAMKGVSGGDGTSMNMPISGSTGGNLVWDKAKVKTLVDELKNDEKVTVSGN from the coding sequence ATGAACGATTGGCCCGAGGCATGGTCCGACGAGAACCGCGGCGACCGGTACGGACGCGGCAGCGCGAGCGCACAGCCTGAGGGCGCCCGCGCCATGCGGCAGGTCCGCAGGCCCGCCTCGGGCGCGTACGGGGGCGGCCCCGGGCAGCAGTCCGCTCCGCCCTACGGCGGCGGGGTACCGCAGCAGCCCTCCTACGGCGGCGGCTACGCCGACGACTCCGCCGTGGACGGCTACGACAGCGGTTACAACACCGGCCAGGTCTACGGCGGTGGCGGCCCCGCCGGTCCCGGCGGTGGGGGCCGCGGTGAGCGGCCCGCGCCGAACTGGCGGCGCCGGATCAAGTGGACGGCGATCACAGTCGTGACCGTGCTGGTCGTGACGACGATCGGGACGTACTTCTGGGCCGACTCCAAGCTCAACCGCGAGGTCGACCTCTCCAAGGTCATCGACCGGCCGGACTCGGGCGAGGGCACGAACTATCTGATCGTCGGCTCCGACAGCCGCGCCGGCATGTCCGCCGAGGAGAAGAAGAAGCTGCACACCGGGTCCGCCGAGGGCAAGCGCACGGACTCGATGATGATCCTGCACACCGGCGACAACGGCTCCACGCTGGTCTCGCTGCCCCGTGACTCGGACGTGGAGATCCCGACGTTCGTCGGCTCCGAGTCCGGCAAGACGTACAAGGGCACCGGCCGGCACACCAAGCTCAACGCCGCGTACGCCGAGGACGGCCCCGAGCTGCTGGTGCGCACGATCGAGTACAACACCGGTCTGCACATCGACCACTACGTCGAGATCGGCTTCGCCGGCTTCGCCGACATCGTGGACTCGGTCGGCGGCGTCGACATCACCATCCCGAAGGGCGGCATGAAGGACACCAAGTCCGGCGCCGACTTCGAGGCGGGCAAGCAGACCCTGAACGGCGAGCAGGCGCTGGCCTTCGTCCGCACCCGGTACGCCCTCGCCGGCTCCGACCTGGACCGCACGAAGAACCAGCAGAAGTTCCTCTCGGCCCTCGCCAACAAGGTCGCGACCCCCTCGACGGTCCTCAACCCCTTCAAGCTCTACCCGACCATGAGCGCCGGCCTCGACACCCTCATCGTCGACAAGGACATGGGCCTGTTCGACCTCGCGGACATGTTCTGGGCCATGAAGGGCGTCAGCGGCGGCGACGGCACGTCCATGAACATGCCGATCTCCGGCTCGACGGGCGGCAACCTCGTCTGGGACAAGGCCAAGGTGAAGACGCTGGTGGACGAACTGAAGAACGACGAGAAGGTCACCGTCTCGGGCAACTGA
- a CDS encoding UDP-glucose dehydrogenase family protein: MALKITVIGTGYLGATHAAAMAELGFEVLGLDVVPEKIAMLQRGEAPMFEPGLEELLRKHVAGIEGSSGRLRFTQDWAEVGAFGDVHFLCINTPQKHGEYACDMSYVDSAIASLAPHLAGPALVVGKSTVPVGSADRLARYLVEHAPAGAGAELAWNPEFLREGFAVQDTLHPDRIVVGVRSERAEKLLREVYATPMGEGTPFVVTDFPTSELVKTSANSFLATKISFINAMAEMCEASGGDVAKLAEAIGYDDRIGKKFLRAGIGFGGGCLPKDIRAFMARAGELGADQALTFLREIDSINMRQRGQMVELAREALGGGSFLGKRVAVLGATFKPDTDDVRDSPALNVAGQIHLQGGQVTVYDPMGMDNARRLFPTLGYADSAVEAVRGADVVLHLTEWREFRELDPAALGESVTVRLILDGRNSLDPVLWRKAGWTYRAMGRPTA; encoded by the coding sequence ATGGCCCTCAAGATCACCGTGATCGGCACCGGCTATCTCGGCGCTACCCACGCGGCGGCCATGGCCGAGCTCGGTTTCGAGGTGCTGGGCCTGGACGTCGTACCCGAGAAGATCGCCATGCTCCAGCGCGGCGAGGCCCCGATGTTCGAGCCCGGTCTTGAGGAGTTGCTGCGCAAGCATGTGGCCGGGATCGAGGGGTCGAGCGGGCGGCTGCGGTTCACCCAGGACTGGGCCGAGGTCGGCGCCTTCGGCGATGTGCACTTCCTGTGCATCAACACGCCGCAGAAGCACGGCGAGTACGCGTGCGACATGTCGTACGTCGATTCCGCCATCGCCTCGCTCGCGCCGCACCTGGCCGGGCCCGCGCTCGTCGTCGGCAAGTCCACCGTGCCCGTCGGCTCCGCGGACCGGCTGGCCCGTTACCTCGTGGAGCACGCCCCCGCCGGGGCCGGCGCCGAGCTGGCGTGGAACCCGGAGTTCCTGCGGGAGGGCTTCGCCGTGCAGGACACGCTGCACCCGGACCGGATCGTGGTCGGGGTGCGCAGCGAGCGCGCGGAGAAGCTGCTGCGGGAGGTCTACGCGACGCCGATGGGTGAGGGGACGCCGTTCGTCGTCACCGACTTCCCGACCTCCGAGCTGGTGAAGACCTCGGCGAACTCCTTCCTCGCCACCAAGATCTCCTTCATCAACGCCATGGCGGAGATGTGCGAGGCCTCGGGCGGCGATGTGGCGAAGCTGGCGGAGGCGATCGGGTACGACGACCGGATCGGCAAGAAGTTCCTGCGGGCCGGCATCGGCTTCGGCGGCGGCTGTCTGCCCAAGGACATCCGCGCCTTCATGGCCCGCGCCGGTGAGCTGGGCGCCGACCAGGCGCTGACGTTCCTGCGGGAGATCGACTCGATCAACATGCGGCAGCGCGGGCAGATGGTGGAGCTGGCGCGCGAGGCGCTGGGCGGCGGGTCGTTCCTGGGCAAGCGGGTCGCGGTGCTCGGTGCCACCTTCAAGCCCGACACGGACGACGTCCGTGACTCGCCGGCGCTGAACGTGGCCGGGCAGATCCATCTCCAGGGCGGTCAGGTCACGGTCTACGACCCGATGGGCATGGACAACGCCCGCCGGCTCTTCCCGACCCTCGGCTACGCCGACTCGGCCGTGGAGGCGGTGCGCGGCGCCGATGTCGTGCTGCATCTGACGGAGTGGCGGGAGTTCCGCGAGCTGGACCCGGCGGCGCTCGGCGAGTCCGTGACGGTGCGGCTGATCCTGGACGGGCGCAACAGCCTCGACCCGGTGCTGTGGCGGAAGGCCGGGTGGACGTACCGGGCGATGGGCCGGCCGACCGCCTGA
- a CDS encoding CGNR zinc finger domain-containing protein, whose amino-acid sequence MSERSAAPGSLALVESLVNTLDLESGADALDTADGRARFGLTEEDVPGARELRESLRATLLAHAGHPAHAPVAPLGELLAAAPLRVTVDPADGSAALAPADAGRLHSRVAEAVAAALIAGTWQRLKSCEAPTCHWAYYDRSPAGRGRWCSMQVCGARAKMRRYRAK is encoded by the coding sequence ATGAGTGAGAGATCGGCCGCCCCCGGGAGCCTGGCGCTGGTCGAGTCCCTGGTGAACACGCTGGACCTCGAGTCCGGCGCCGACGCCCTCGACACGGCGGACGGCCGGGCGCGCTTCGGGCTCACGGAGGAGGACGTGCCGGGAGCCCGCGAGCTGCGCGAGTCGCTGCGGGCGACGCTGCTGGCCCACGCCGGGCACCCGGCGCACGCCCCGGTCGCGCCCCTGGGCGAGCTGCTGGCGGCGGCGCCGCTGCGTGTGACGGTCGACCCGGCGGACGGCTCCGCCGCCCTCGCGCCCGCCGACGCGGGGCGCCTGCACTCCCGTGTCGCCGAAGCCGTCGCCGCGGCCCTGATCGCCGGCACCTGGCAGCGCCTCAAGTCCTGCGAGGCTCCCACCTGCCACTGGGCGTACTACGACCGCAGCCCCGCCGGACGCGGTCGCTGGTGCTCGATGCAGGTGTGCGGGGCGCGCGCGAAGATGCGGCGGTACCGGGCCAAGTAG